The Trichomycterus rosablanca isolate fTriRos1 chromosome 13, fTriRos1.hap1, whole genome shotgun sequence sequence GGGTCATCTTAGTTTAGAGAGATGCACATATAAGCtttattgtttgttatttgttaaAACTGCATTTAGACCAAAACGTTCTCGTTTTTGGGAAATAGGCATGAATGAAAACATCATTCCATTGTGTACAGTTAACAGTTAGTATGACTAAACTTCATGGCTGTGGTAAACTTTTTAATTCTGGTGCGGTGGCAAACAACATGATTTGTTTTGCCAGTTTCCTTGTAAGCAACTTTTCCAAAATGAGTTTGAAGTACTAAATCTAGTCACACATGCTTAAAAGTTTTGCACTGTATGAGCTTATCATACAGTTGACAAAGTATGGGAGATTAAAATCAGATTACTTTCTTCACCGTTCAAAATAGCATAAGATCAAATGACACCATTACCACCAATTCATCTTTCGGACTTACTGCAATTCATCACTTTCCAGCACTTTTTGgaagctaaataaaaaaatatagcaCCCTAGCACATTCTCTATTTAAGATATTCTGTGCTGCACCAAGGACAGCTACAATACAGTTCTGCAGCATGTCAGTTACCCAAATGTATGGAATAAGCTCACTAAAGTTGTCTGTGAACAATGAATTTGTACAAAAAGTCTTTAATGCAAAACAAATTGTAATAGAATTTTTGAAATTAACATAATTTTGCTCTTGAAGTTCTCTGGTGTGATCCTGActtaaaataatagaatttcTGTTCCCAGGGACCCAGCAGAAACTGCTGCAGCAGAGCAGGACTTTGCCCTTACATCCAGCACTGTGAGTGAGTTAGCTGAAGCCAGGAGAACCACTTACATGTCTGGACGCTGGATCTGGGATGACCAGAATGGAGAGACAAGCATTAGCATCACTGGGCCCCATGTGACACTCCCCAGCAATGGTGACTGCTCGGCTTACTACACTTGGGTAGAGGAGAAAAACACCAATCAAGGCCCAGGTACAGATCTGCTGCTTATCAGTTTTTACTCATTGCTCTCAAATCTAAACAGCTCAAAATTCATTACTGTAGTATTTGAATTTGCAGAGTTTGTTAAAGTTTCTGGCTTCTTTTTTACAACCTTAACTGAGTTCATTATTAAATAAgtgatttatatatttatttataatataaataaagatttatatTTCTAAAGGTTTCTTCAGAGCTAGAATTATGTAGCAGATTAACAAAGATGTTTTGTTAATgctgccatgtcacaattattcaatcCTTACATAATATTGCTAATCTTagaacctactgctagtctgtatgacaaAATGATGAAAGCATTAGGACTCAACAATGACACCATTGGGAGTATTGTCCAGAAGTTTCAAACTTGTGGTGtagcagcaaacctgcctgaCCTTGGGAGAAAACCCAAAGTTTTGCAATCTCACTAAGACACTAAAGAAAACCCCCCATGTTACTGCAAAAGATCTAAACTTCCTGTTAAAACATCCTGTGAcccactttatatatatatatggtgagCTCAGTGGAGTCCATACCTTAAGGTTTAGAACtgctacagtgccttgcaaaagtattcagcccccttgattttcaaccttttgccacatttcaggcttcaaacataacgatatgaaattgtaattttttgtgaagaatcaacaacaagtgggacacaatcgtgaagtggaacgaaatttattggatattttaaactttttttagaaataaaaaactgaaaagtggggcgtgcaatattattcagcccccttgcgttaatactttctagcgccaccttttgctgcgattacagctgcaagtcgcttggggtatgtctctatcagttttgcacatcgagagacagaaatttttgcccattcttccttgcaaaacagctcgagctcagtgaggttggatggagagcgtttgtgaacagcagttttcagctctttccacagattctcgatgggattcaggtctggactttgacttggccattctaacacctggatacgtttatttgtgaaccattccattgtagattttgctttatgttttggatcattgtcttgttggaagataaatctccgtcccagtctcaggtcttttgcagactgcaacaggttttcttccagaatggtcctgtatttggctccatccatcttcccatcaattttaaccatcttccctgtccctgctgaagaaaagcaggcccaaaccatgatgctgccaccaccatgtttgacagtggggatggtgtgttcagggtgatgagctgtgttgcttttacgccaaacataacgttttgcattgtggccaaaaagttcgattttggtttcatctgaccagagcaccttcttccacatgtttggtgtgtctcccaggtgacttttatagatatctttgagaaatggctttcttcttgccactcttccataaaggccagatttgtgcagtgtacgactgattgtgtcctatggacagagtctcccacctcagctgtagatctctgcagttcattcagagtgatcatgggcctcttggctgcatctctgatcagtcttctccttgtttgagctgaaagtttagagggacggccgggtcttggtagatttgcagtggtctgatactccttccatttcaatatgatcgcttgcacagtgctccttgagatgtttaaagcttgggaaatctttttgtatccaaatccggctttaaacttctccacaacagtatctgcctggtgtgttccttggtcttcatgatgctctctgcgctttaaacagaactctgagactatcacagagcaggtgcatttatacggagacttgattacacacaggtggattctatttatcaccatcagtcatttaggtcaacattggatcattcagagatcctcactgaacttctggagtgagtttgctgcactgaaagtaaaggggctgaataatattgcacgccccactttttagttttttatttctaaaaaaagtttaaaatatccaataaatttcgttctacttcacgattgtgtcccacttgttgttgattcttcacaaaaaaattacaatttcatatcgttatgtttgaagcctgaaatgtggcaaaaggttgaaaagttcaagggggctgaatacttttgcaaggcactgtatctaaATGGTATTGTTACTGTGGTTCATCCAACCAGCTCAGTAACTATGGCAGTTTACTCTCCACGCTGCTCCATGGTAGGTTACTTTAGTATTCAGTTAAAACTAGTGCAGATAAAATTAGCAGGAAATGTCAGTTCATTTTATGTAAAGCAACAGTATGTGAGTGATATACTTTGTACTGGATTTGTGGAATCTATCTTCTTTGTCAGTGTTGTGTAGTGACTTGTAAACCATTTGAAAATGTTCTGTTTATTGCTTTCTTGTAGAGCTGGATCACATCACTCCAGCACACACCATAAGTGCAGCCCTCTGCTATGCTACTCAATTAGTCAACACACTCTCCCACATTCTGGATGTCAATCTGCCAAAGAAGCTGTGCAACAGGTAATACCCCACTATCGAGATTGTCCTTTTATTCTTTTAATCAAGGTTTTTCGCTTGTCTACAGCACAACCCTGTTCCCCTTTTCAAACCAGTTAATCTAGTTCCCTGTGGTTTTTGCAGTGAATTTTGTGGTGATAACCTAAGCCGTTATAGATTTACTCGTGCAGTTAACAAACTCAACACCAACATCCTGCATCTTTGTTTTTCCCAGGTAAcacttgtttttattatatctaAACATACAGTTTATAAACGTAATACTTAATTTGCATTTCTGCTTTAATCTTAGCACGTGGATAGTGAGCTGCTGCATCCCCACCACACACTACGGAACATCATGTTCCTGGTCTCTCCAGAAAATAAAAATCTTGGCAGGTATGAGAAATAAAACTCTCATAGCAGGCAGTTTATGTGCAGCTACACCAAGCTGAGGATTTTAGTGGCACTAGTATATTTAGTACCTAATATCAATAATGTCTCTGATCCTGTCCCTTGCTGAAATCTGTAGTAAAGGTATACCCACCAAGTGCACTTATATATAGTAGATACACACACTGCATTAGGTGTAGGTGCAAACTAACTGTTTTTgggaacagaaaaaaataattttgtagccaaatcacaaaaaagtctttattttacataatactgaacatttcacattttatttacatttaacctGCTGTTTTTCCCTTTCCTAAACAGGAATGTACTTTTAATTAACACTAGATTCCCCAAATAGCTTCCTATTTACTACACATGTACTGCATGCATAGGGTGCATTGTAAGAGTGCTACAGTTTAGGTACTGCACTAATAAACCCAAAAGAACATTTGGAAATGATTATGTTAAACTGTTTGTTTTAAAGacataaaagaaaaatgtttcCATGAGTAATCTCCTGCTTTACTCACCACGGTGTAGGACTGGACCGTTTGAGGTCAGTGCAGATCTGGAAGACTCAATGGAGTTTCTTGAGCCAGAGGCTTCAGGGACTGCGGAGGAGAGCGGAGACGAGGCGGTAACAGATGAAGAGACAGATTTGGGCACAGACTGGGAAACTGTACCCAGCCCACGTTTCTGTGATATCCCCTCTCAGCCCATGGACCTTTCTCAGAGCACGGCCATGCAGGTCTCGCAGCCAGCAGGCAATGCCGGCGGCATGATCTCCTCTGCTGCTGCCTCTGTCACCTCCTGGTTCCGTGCCTACACTGGCCAGCGCTGAGACCGGGCTAGAGGGTTCAATAGCTATGCAAATAGACTATATTTAGCCCCTTTTTGGCAAGAGTTTTTTTTCCTCACCAGACTACATGAAAAAAGAGAATGTGTTATAAAAGTCAGTAAGCaagtttctgtttttttaaaacaagggTAAGGATGGCAGATTGGGgacattttaaagtaaaaatggtATCAGGTGACAGTTTCCTTTCAGAAATGTCTTTTAGTGGCTCAGAAACACTAAAAATGTATGATTACCTGTCAGGAAATagaatttctttcttttccctTTAAAGTTAATACAGATAAAACCAATAACAATTTTAATATGTATTCTCCTAAGAGCATGATGCACCACAGAAACTGAGCATAATAAATTGTAAGTTATGGGCTTGCCAGTACTGTGTCTGTACTTTGCCATCCTTGTATGGCTACCCTTATATTCTAAATAGCTCAGTGTGTTCAGTTATTAAAGAGTGCAAATAGTTTAAGTGTAAGAATATATCGGACACATAACTGGCCTTAGAGATTGAATGTAGTCTGGTTTTGTCTGGCATAAAATGCACCTTTTCACCAGCCATTAAACCCTGTTTGTGTCCTTATTTTCCTAAAGTAAGCACATACGGTATTTGACATAAGTATTTAAGTGGCAAAACCATCACAAGCCGAGGAGGGATGCAGACTATCACAGGCTTTCTCAGACATGTTAAGCTGCAAGCCACTTTACCCATACCAGCAGGAGAGGCCTAACACGAGGATTTCACTATACCCAGCATTGCAACAGTAAGAACTACCCATTCAGCCTTCCTTCCTTTAGACACATCCAGTTGTCTTGTGATTGGCTGAATATTGTAAAGTGCAGTTTAAAATAGTATATGCTAATTGCTTTACTTCAAAAAGACCACTGAGGTAttgattatttttgttataaaagagtggaaataaaacatcactactGAATACATTGGGTACTTGTATTGGGTAGAAATGTGAGTCAAGCACTTTCAAAGCTAGGTTCAGGACTTGCCGGCGAATCTTATCGGCTTGCTAAGCTGATTTAACGCCACAATATGTATTAATATGTATTGTTACAGCCTgtgagattaaaaaaaagatcagtttgactttagaaagatggcaaccaattattttttttactttttattgtgcAGTTATTCAGATGAATAAAGTACCTAAAAATTGGTTTAATTTTGTTAGTAGGCTGTATAGGCTTTGCACCAATCTCAACATTTTGCATATAGTTTTAATTCCTAGATCCCATAGATTTGTAAATCCCTAAAAAAAGTTTGTAAAgtaagacttttttttaaaggaagTCGATTCACTATACCTGACAGAAATCATATCCTTAAAATATTCTGGCACAAAATGGGTTTCCCACATTTCTCTTTATAAGGGTAAAGAAAAAAACGATTACTGAATTCTCCCAAATTTATTCCAAGCATACGtaagtaaaattacatgttCGCAAATCATGTGTCTTTAGAATAAGAGCAGAACAGAAAAGCAGCTTACAAATTTTCAAAGAATACACTTTATTGACGTAAAATGCCttaaaaggcaaaaaaaaaacagcacagatATTACACAATAAAGCTCTTTAAAACTCTGAAATGCACTTTAGAGAAGAATTCTCTTTCCATAGTCATGAATGctgtctttttttcattttccaaattgtatttatttagttgctAAAAAAGATTATGCAGCACCCTACAATCAAATGCTTCCCtgaaagaaacactgcattgtcTCAGGGGTCTGCTGGTATTTACAGTGGTTAAACATAAAAACTCACTGTAAAACTAGAGCAAGCAATGTGAAATACAGAGACATAAAAAGGTGTTTCTTTGCAGTTAAATTTACTCTTGACTGTTATATATGACTCTTATGTACAATGTAAACAACTGGACTAAATTTTCAGACCAGCCAGacacaatatatacaatacaagATGTGCACTGGAACAAacattaaaattgtattttaagCCATTTAAGCAAACATCCCTATTGTGAACAAAGCAATGGATTAATTATAAAGCAAGTTATGCTTACACTAAAGTCAAGTGGTGTTGTGTGCAGTATTCTAAATGACAAAATTAAATCAGGAACTGTCTTCAGAAAAATAAGTTAGTAAAAGGAGGATTAATGCAGGTTGTAGAGTAAAATAACTGGAAAGTACCCTGACAGTTGCAAGAAGTCAGCCAGGTTAAAGTGCAGATCAACTTTAGGACCTGAGGATCTATAAATAAATTggtggttgtccaaagaagctaaaAGGCAAAAGTACAGCAATCTATTTAGGTTAGTTTCAGCAGTCTGGATGCAAGCAGATTCAATGTACAAAAGCACATGCTCATATGGCAGCACAGAGGCACAATTATCACTTTGTCCACATGTCAAAGCCACACGAAGACACAGcccttacaaaaaaaaaaaagaaaaacctcaTATATTACACA is a genomic window containing:
- the atg14 gene encoding beclin 1-associated autophagy-related key regulator; its protein translation is MACSSEGEVRAVVGPGETGTEGARADARAVDRHYQASVPVMTASPVTLMVESVDDAEGLIVAVERCPLCNTARRRLTCARCIKAGDFVYFDGRNPERYSEKLERLQKIRNEKESLQQRVIKAMDKKVQTDQLKWKIMSCKMKIEQLKEAICSGNEDVKSGKDVLLRSQEEGQRLQRRASRHQEKRDKIERHNRRLSELLDKRNKELQSRLETLAEVRRGHILELTTFIFPTQEEKQGSRDPAETAAAEQDFALTSSTVSELAEARRTTYMSGRWIWDDQNGETSISITGPHVTLPSNGDCSAYYTWVEEKNTNQGPELDHITPAHTISAALCYATQLVNTLSHILDVNLPKKLCNSEFCGDNLSRYRFTRAVNKLNTNILHLCFSQHVDSELLHPHHTLRNIMFLVSPENKNLGRTGPFEVSADLEDSMEFLEPEASGTAEESGDEAVTDEETDLGTDWETVPSPRFCDIPSQPMDLSQSTAMQVSQPAGNAGGMISSAAASVTSWFRAYTGQR